One genomic window of Arvicola amphibius chromosome 4, mArvAmp1.2, whole genome shotgun sequence includes the following:
- the Ggnbp2 gene encoding gametogenetin-binding protein 2 isoform X2, translating into MARLVAVCRDGEEEFPFERRQIPLYIDDTLTMVMEFPDNVLNLDGHQNNGAQLKQFIQRHSMLKQQDLSIAMVVTSREVLSALSQLVPCVGCRRSVERLFSQLVDSGNPALEPLTVGPKGVLSLTRSCMTDAKKLYTLFYVHGSKLNDMIDAIPKSKKNKRCQLHSLDTHKPKPLGGCWMDVWELMSQECRDEVVLIDSSCLLETLETYLRKHRFCTDCKNKVLRAYNILIGELDCSKEKGYCAALYEGLRCCPHERHIHVCCETDFIAHLLGRAEPEFAGGYERRERHAKTIDIAQEEVLTCLGIHLYERLHRIWQKLRAEEQTWQMLFYLGVDALRKSFEMTVEKVQGISRLEQLCEEFSEEERVRELKQEKKRQKRKNRRKNKCVCDIPSSLHTTDEKAVSQEKETDFIENSCKACGSTEDGNSCVEVIVTNENTSCTCPSSGNLLGSPKIKKGVSPHCNGSDCGYSSSMEGSETGSREGSDVACTEGICNHDEHGEDSCVHHCEDKEDDGDSCVECWANSEENNTKGKNKKKKKKSKMLKCDEHIQKLGSCITDPGNRETSGNTMHTVFHRDKTKDAHPENCCSAEKGGQPLPWFDHRKNVPQFTEPTEMSFVPDSGKGAKSLVELLDESECTSDEEIFISQDEIQSFMANNQSFYSNREQYRQHLKEKFNKYCRLNDHKRPICSGWLTTAGAN; encoded by the exons cGACATAGTATGCTTAAGCAACAAGATCTAAGTATTGCCATGGTGGTAACATCCCGGGAAGTCTTGAGTGCACTTTCTCAGCTTGTTCCATGTGTTGGTTGTCGGCGCAGTGTGGAACGCCTCTTTTCTCAGCTTGTAGATTCTGGAAATCCTGCCCTTGAACCTCTGACAGTAGGGCCCAAGGGAGTACTATCTCTGACTCGAAGCTGCATGACTGATGCAAAGAAactttatacattattttatgtacatgg GTCCAAACTAAATGATATGATAGATGCTATTCCAAAAAGTAAGAAGAACAAGCGATGTCAGTTGCACTCCTTAGATACACACAAGCCTAAACCTCTGGG AGGATGTTGGATGGATGTATGGGAACTAATGTCCCAGGAATGCAGGGATGAAGTAGTTTTAATTGACTCCAGTTGTCTCTTAGAAACACTAGAAACATATCTGCGAAAGCACAG GTTTTGCACTGATTGCAAAAATAAAGTTCTCCGAGCATACAATATCCTCATTGGTGAACTTGACTGCAGCAAAGAGAAGGGCTACTGTGCTGCACTTTATGAAGGCTTGCGGTGCTGTCCACATGAGCGACACATACATGTTTGCTGTGAAACAGACTTCATTGCACATCTCTTGGGTCGTGCTGAGCCAGAGTTCGCAGGAGGGTATGA GCGAAGAGAAAGGCATGCTAAGACAATAGATATAGCTCAAGAAGAAGTTCTGACCTGCTTGGGAATTCATCTTTATGAACGACTGCATCGGATCTGGCAAAAACTCCGGGCTGAAGAACAAACATGGCAGATGCTCTTCTATCTTGGTGTTGATGCTTTACGTAAGAGCTTTGAG ATGACTGTGGAAAAAGTACAGGGTATTAGCCGCTTGGAACAACTTTGTGAGGAATTTTCAGAGGAAGAACGAGTTAGAGAACTCAAGCAAGAAAAGAAACGCCAGAAACGGAAGAACAGACgaaaaaataagtgtgtgtgtgatattccTTCTTCCTTACACACAACAGATGAAAAGGCAGTAAGCCaagagaag GAAACAGACTTCATTGAAAATAGCTGCAAAGCCTGTGGCAGCACTGAAGATGGTAATAGTTGTGTAGAAGTAATTGTTACCAACGAAAATACATCATGTACCTGTCCTAGCAGTGGCAATCTTTTGGGGTCCCCTAAAATAAAGAAAG GCGTATCTCCACACTGTAATGGTAGTGATTGTGGATATTCATCTAGCATGGAAGGAAGTGAAACAGGTTCTCGAGAAGGTTCAGATGTTGCCTGCACCGAGGGAATTTGTAACCATGATGAACATG GTGAAGATTCCTGTGTTCATCACTGTGAAGACAAAGAAGATGATGGTGACAGTTGTGTTGAATGTTGGGcaaattctgaagaaaataatacaaaaggaaaaaataaaaagaagaaaaagaaaagcaaaatgttgAAATGCGATGAACAT ATCCAAAAACTTGGAAGCTGTATTACAGATCCAGGTAATCGAGAGACCTCAGGAAACACCATGCACACAGTGTTTCACCGTGACAAGACCAAAGATGCACATCCTGAGAATTGTTGCAGCGCTGAGAAGGGTGGGCAGCCATTGCCTTGGTTTGACCATAGGAAAAACGTACCACAGTTCACAGAACCTACAGAAATGTCATTTGTTCCTGACTCTGGAAAAGGTGCCAAGAGCTTAGTTGAACTTCTT GATGAGTCTGAATGTACTTCAGATGAGGAAATCTTTATCTCACAAGATGAAATACAGTCATTTATGGCTAATAACCAGTCTTTCTACAGCAATAGAGAACAATACCGACAGCATCTGAAGgagaaatttaataaatactGCCGCTTAAATGACCACAAGAGGCCCATTTGTAGTGGCTGGTTGACAACGGCTggagcaaattaa
- the Ggnbp2 gene encoding gametogenetin-binding protein 2 isoform X3: MARLVAVCRDGEEEFPFERRQIPLYIDDTLTMVMEFPDNVLNLDGHQNNGAQLKQFIQRHSMLKQQDLSIAMVVTSREVLSALSQLVPCVGCRRSVERLFSQLVDSGNPALEPLTVGPKGVLSLTRSCMTDAKKLYTLFYVHGSKLNDMIDAIPKSKKNKRCQLHSLDTHKPKPLGEGSSSSVSSEKLSTDKRSSEDHRKDSKCRIIFHYGPFQGTARGCWMDVWELMSQECRDEVVLIDSSCLLETLETYLRKHRFCTDCKNKVLRAYNILIGELDCSKEKGYCAALYEGLRCCPHERHIHVCCETDFIAHLLGRAEPEFAGGYERRERHAKTIDIAQEEVLTCLGIHLYERLHRIWQKLRAEEQTWQMLFYLGVDALRKSFEMTVEKVQGISRLEQLCEEFSEEERVRELKQEKKRQKRKNRRKNKCVCDIPSSLHTTDEKAVSQEKETDFIENSCKACGSTEDGNSCVEVIVTNENTSCTCPSSGNLLGSPKIKKGVSPHCNGSDCGYSSSMEGSETGSREGSDVACTEGICNHDEHGEDSCVHHCEDKEDDGDSCVECWANSEENNTKGKNKKKKKKSKMLKCDEHIQKLGSCITDPGNRETSGNTMHTVFHRDKTKDAHPENCCSAEKGGQPLPWFDHRKNVPQFTEPTEMSFVPDSGKGAKSLVELLDESECTSDEEIFISQDEIQSFMANNQSFYSNREQYRQHLKEKFNKYCRLNDHKRPICSGWLTTAGAN; the protein is encoded by the exons cGACATAGTATGCTTAAGCAACAAGATCTAAGTATTGCCATGGTGGTAACATCCCGGGAAGTCTTGAGTGCACTTTCTCAGCTTGTTCCATGTGTTGGTTGTCGGCGCAGTGTGGAACGCCTCTTTTCTCAGCTTGTAGATTCTGGAAATCCTGCCCTTGAACCTCTGACAGTAGGGCCCAAGGGAGTACTATCTCTGACTCGAAGCTGCATGACTGATGCAAAGAAactttatacattattttatgtacatgg GTCCAAACTAAATGATATGATAGATGCTATTCCAAAAAGTAAGAAGAACAAGCGATGTCAGTTGCACTCCTTAGATACACACAAGCCTAAACCTCTGGG TGAAGGGAGCAGTAGCAGTGTCAGTTCAGAGAAGTTAAGTACAGATAAGAGAAGTAGTGAAGACCACAGGAAGGACAGCAAGTGTAGGATCATTTTCCATTATGGACCTTTCCAGGGAACAGCCAG AGGATGTTGGATGGATGTATGGGAACTAATGTCCCAGGAATGCAGGGATGAAGTAGTTTTAATTGACTCCAGTTGTCTCTTAGAAACACTAGAAACATATCTGCGAAAGCACAG GTTTTGCACTGATTGCAAAAATAAAGTTCTCCGAGCATACAATATCCTCATTGGTGAACTTGACTGCAGCAAAGAGAAGGGCTACTGTGCTGCACTTTATGAAGGCTTGCGGTGCTGTCCACATGAGCGACACATACATGTTTGCTGTGAAACAGACTTCATTGCACATCTCTTGGGTCGTGCTGAGCCAGAGTTCGCAGGAGGGTATGA GCGAAGAGAAAGGCATGCTAAGACAATAGATATAGCTCAAGAAGAAGTTCTGACCTGCTTGGGAATTCATCTTTATGAACGACTGCATCGGATCTGGCAAAAACTCCGGGCTGAAGAACAAACATGGCAGATGCTCTTCTATCTTGGTGTTGATGCTTTACGTAAGAGCTTTGAG ATGACTGTGGAAAAAGTACAGGGTATTAGCCGCTTGGAACAACTTTGTGAGGAATTTTCAGAGGAAGAACGAGTTAGAGAACTCAAGCAAGAAAAGAAACGCCAGAAACGGAAGAACAGACgaaaaaataagtgtgtgtgtgatattccTTCTTCCTTACACACAACAGATGAAAAGGCAGTAAGCCaagagaag GAAACAGACTTCATTGAAAATAGCTGCAAAGCCTGTGGCAGCACTGAAGATGGTAATAGTTGTGTAGAAGTAATTGTTACCAACGAAAATACATCATGTACCTGTCCTAGCAGTGGCAATCTTTTGGGGTCCCCTAAAATAAAGAAAG GCGTATCTCCACACTGTAATGGTAGTGATTGTGGATATTCATCTAGCATGGAAGGAAGTGAAACAGGTTCTCGAGAAGGTTCAGATGTTGCCTGCACCGAGGGAATTTGTAACCATGATGAACATG GTGAAGATTCCTGTGTTCATCACTGTGAAGACAAAGAAGATGATGGTGACAGTTGTGTTGAATGTTGGGcaaattctgaagaaaataatacaaaaggaaaaaataaaaagaagaaaaagaaaagcaaaatgttgAAATGCGATGAACAT ATCCAAAAACTTGGAAGCTGTATTACAGATCCAGGTAATCGAGAGACCTCAGGAAACACCATGCACACAGTGTTTCACCGTGACAAGACCAAAGATGCACATCCTGAGAATTGTTGCAGCGCTGAGAAGGGTGGGCAGCCATTGCCTTGGTTTGACCATAGGAAAAACGTACCACAGTTCACAGAACCTACAGAAATGTCATTTGTTCCTGACTCTGGAAAAGGTGCCAAGAGCTTAGTTGAACTTCTT GATGAGTCTGAATGTACTTCAGATGAGGAAATCTTTATCTCACAAGATGAAATACAGTCATTTATGGCTAATAACCAGTCTTTCTACAGCAATAGAGAACAATACCGACAGCATCTGAAGgagaaatttaataaatactGCCGCTTAAATGACCACAAGAGGCCCATTTGTAGTGGCTGGTTGACAACGGCTggagcaaattaa
- the Ggnbp2 gene encoding gametogenetin-binding protein 2 isoform X4 has translation MARLVAVCRDGEEEFPFERRQIPLYIDDTLTMVMEFPDNVLNLDGHQNNGAQLKQFIQRHSMLKQQDLSIAMVVTSREVLSALSQLVPCVGCRRSVERLFSQLVDSGNPALEPLTVGPKGVLSLTRSCMTDAKKLYTLFYVHGSKLNDMIDAIPKSKKNKRCQLHSLDTHKPKPLGEGSSSSVSSEKLSTDKRSSEDHRKDSKCRIIFHYGPFQGTARGCWMDVWELMSQECRDEVVLIDSSCLLETLETYLRKHRFCTDCKNKVLRAYNILIGELDCSKEKGYCAALYEGLRCCPHERHIHVCCETDFIAHLLGRAEPEFAGGRRERHAKTIDIAQEEVLTCLGIHLYERLHRIWQKLRAEEQTWQMLFYLGVDALRKSFEMTVEKVQGISRLEQLCEEFSEEERVRELKQEKKRQKRKNRRKNKCVCDIPSSLHTTDEKAVSQEKETDFIENSCKACGSTEDGNSCVEVIVTNENTSCTCPSSGNLLGSPKIKKGVSPHCNGSDCGYSSSMEGSETGSREGSDVACTEGICNHDEHGEDSCVHHCEDKEDDGDSCVECWANSEENNTKGKNKKKKKKSKMLKCDEHIQKLGSCITDPGNRETSGNTMHTVFHRDKTKDAHPENCCSAEKGGQPLPWFDHRKNVPQFTEPTEMSFVPDSGKGAKSLVELLDESECTSDEEIFISQDEIQSFMANNQSFYSNREQYRQHLKEKFNKYCRLNDHKRPICSGWLTTAGAN, from the exons cGACATAGTATGCTTAAGCAACAAGATCTAAGTATTGCCATGGTGGTAACATCCCGGGAAGTCTTGAGTGCACTTTCTCAGCTTGTTCCATGTGTTGGTTGTCGGCGCAGTGTGGAACGCCTCTTTTCTCAGCTTGTAGATTCTGGAAATCCTGCCCTTGAACCTCTGACAGTAGGGCCCAAGGGAGTACTATCTCTGACTCGAAGCTGCATGACTGATGCAAAGAAactttatacattattttatgtacatgg GTCCAAACTAAATGATATGATAGATGCTATTCCAAAAAGTAAGAAGAACAAGCGATGTCAGTTGCACTCCTTAGATACACACAAGCCTAAACCTCTGGG TGAAGGGAGCAGTAGCAGTGTCAGTTCAGAGAAGTTAAGTACAGATAAGAGAAGTAGTGAAGACCACAGGAAGGACAGCAAGTGTAGGATCATTTTCCATTATGGACCTTTCCAGGGAACAGCCAG AGGATGTTGGATGGATGTATGGGAACTAATGTCCCAGGAATGCAGGGATGAAGTAGTTTTAATTGACTCCAGTTGTCTCTTAGAAACACTAGAAACATATCTGCGAAAGCACAG GTTTTGCACTGATTGCAAAAATAAAGTTCTCCGAGCATACAATATCCTCATTGGTGAACTTGACTGCAGCAAAGAGAAGGGCTACTGTGCTGCACTTTATGAAGGCTTGCGGTGCTGTCCACATGAGCGACACATACATGTTTGCTGTGAAACAGACTTCATTGCACATCTCTTGGGTCGTGCTGAGCCAGAGTTCGCAGGAGG GCGAAGAGAAAGGCATGCTAAGACAATAGATATAGCTCAAGAAGAAGTTCTGACCTGCTTGGGAATTCATCTTTATGAACGACTGCATCGGATCTGGCAAAAACTCCGGGCTGAAGAACAAACATGGCAGATGCTCTTCTATCTTGGTGTTGATGCTTTACGTAAGAGCTTTGAG ATGACTGTGGAAAAAGTACAGGGTATTAGCCGCTTGGAACAACTTTGTGAGGAATTTTCAGAGGAAGAACGAGTTAGAGAACTCAAGCAAGAAAAGAAACGCCAGAAACGGAAGAACAGACgaaaaaataagtgtgtgtgtgatattccTTCTTCCTTACACACAACAGATGAAAAGGCAGTAAGCCaagagaag GAAACAGACTTCATTGAAAATAGCTGCAAAGCCTGTGGCAGCACTGAAGATGGTAATAGTTGTGTAGAAGTAATTGTTACCAACGAAAATACATCATGTACCTGTCCTAGCAGTGGCAATCTTTTGGGGTCCCCTAAAATAAAGAAAG GCGTATCTCCACACTGTAATGGTAGTGATTGTGGATATTCATCTAGCATGGAAGGAAGTGAAACAGGTTCTCGAGAAGGTTCAGATGTTGCCTGCACCGAGGGAATTTGTAACCATGATGAACATG GTGAAGATTCCTGTGTTCATCACTGTGAAGACAAAGAAGATGATGGTGACAGTTGTGTTGAATGTTGGGcaaattctgaagaaaataatacaaaaggaaaaaataaaaagaagaaaaagaaaagcaaaatgttgAAATGCGATGAACAT ATCCAAAAACTTGGAAGCTGTATTACAGATCCAGGTAATCGAGAGACCTCAGGAAACACCATGCACACAGTGTTTCACCGTGACAAGACCAAAGATGCACATCCTGAGAATTGTTGCAGCGCTGAGAAGGGTGGGCAGCCATTGCCTTGGTTTGACCATAGGAAAAACGTACCACAGTTCACAGAACCTACAGAAATGTCATTTGTTCCTGACTCTGGAAAAGGTGCCAAGAGCTTAGTTGAACTTCTT GATGAGTCTGAATGTACTTCAGATGAGGAAATCTTTATCTCACAAGATGAAATACAGTCATTTATGGCTAATAACCAGTCTTTCTACAGCAATAGAGAACAATACCGACAGCATCTGAAGgagaaatttaataaatactGCCGCTTAAATGACCACAAGAGGCCCATTTGTAGTGGCTGGTTGACAACGGCTggagcaaattaa
- the Ggnbp2 gene encoding gametogenetin-binding protein 2 isoform X1, with product MARLVAVCRDGEEEFPFERRQIPLYIDDTLTMVMEFPDNVLNLDGHQNNGAQLKQFIQRHSMLKQQDLSIAMVVTSREVLSALSQLVPCVGCRRSVERLFSQLVDSGNPALEPLTVGPKGVLSLTRSCMTDAKKLYTLFYVHGSKLNDMIDAIPKSKKNKRCQLHSLDTHKPKPLGGCWMDVWELMSQECRDEVVLIDSSCLLETLETYLRKHRFCTDCKNKVLRAYNILIGELDCSKEKGYCAALYEGLRCCPHERHIHVCCETDFIAHLLGRAEPEFAGGRRERHAKTIDIAQEEVLTCLGIHLYERLHRIWQKLRAEEQTWQMLFYLGVDALRKSFEMTVEKVQGISRLEQLCEEFSEEERVRELKQEKKRQKRKNRRKNKCVCDIPSSLHTTDEKAVSQEKETDFIENSCKACGSTEDGNSCVEVIVTNENTSCTCPSSGNLLGSPKIKKGVSPHCNGSDCGYSSSMEGSETGSREGSDVACTEGICNHDEHGEDSCVHHCEDKEDDGDSCVECWANSEENNTKGKNKKKKKKSKMLKCDEHIQKLGSCITDPGNRETSGNTMHTVFHRDKTKDAHPENCCSAEKGGQPLPWFDHRKNVPQFTEPTEMSFVPDSGKGAKSLVELLDESECTSDEEIFISQDEIQSFMANNQSFYSNREQYRQHLKEKFNKYCRLNDHKRPICSGWLTTAGAN from the exons cGACATAGTATGCTTAAGCAACAAGATCTAAGTATTGCCATGGTGGTAACATCCCGGGAAGTCTTGAGTGCACTTTCTCAGCTTGTTCCATGTGTTGGTTGTCGGCGCAGTGTGGAACGCCTCTTTTCTCAGCTTGTAGATTCTGGAAATCCTGCCCTTGAACCTCTGACAGTAGGGCCCAAGGGAGTACTATCTCTGACTCGAAGCTGCATGACTGATGCAAAGAAactttatacattattttatgtacatgg GTCCAAACTAAATGATATGATAGATGCTATTCCAAAAAGTAAGAAGAACAAGCGATGTCAGTTGCACTCCTTAGATACACACAAGCCTAAACCTCTGGG AGGATGTTGGATGGATGTATGGGAACTAATGTCCCAGGAATGCAGGGATGAAGTAGTTTTAATTGACTCCAGTTGTCTCTTAGAAACACTAGAAACATATCTGCGAAAGCACAG GTTTTGCACTGATTGCAAAAATAAAGTTCTCCGAGCATACAATATCCTCATTGGTGAACTTGACTGCAGCAAAGAGAAGGGCTACTGTGCTGCACTTTATGAAGGCTTGCGGTGCTGTCCACATGAGCGACACATACATGTTTGCTGTGAAACAGACTTCATTGCACATCTCTTGGGTCGTGCTGAGCCAGAGTTCGCAGGAGG GCGAAGAGAAAGGCATGCTAAGACAATAGATATAGCTCAAGAAGAAGTTCTGACCTGCTTGGGAATTCATCTTTATGAACGACTGCATCGGATCTGGCAAAAACTCCGGGCTGAAGAACAAACATGGCAGATGCTCTTCTATCTTGGTGTTGATGCTTTACGTAAGAGCTTTGAG ATGACTGTGGAAAAAGTACAGGGTATTAGCCGCTTGGAACAACTTTGTGAGGAATTTTCAGAGGAAGAACGAGTTAGAGAACTCAAGCAAGAAAAGAAACGCCAGAAACGGAAGAACAGACgaaaaaataagtgtgtgtgtgatattccTTCTTCCTTACACACAACAGATGAAAAGGCAGTAAGCCaagagaag GAAACAGACTTCATTGAAAATAGCTGCAAAGCCTGTGGCAGCACTGAAGATGGTAATAGTTGTGTAGAAGTAATTGTTACCAACGAAAATACATCATGTACCTGTCCTAGCAGTGGCAATCTTTTGGGGTCCCCTAAAATAAAGAAAG GCGTATCTCCACACTGTAATGGTAGTGATTGTGGATATTCATCTAGCATGGAAGGAAGTGAAACAGGTTCTCGAGAAGGTTCAGATGTTGCCTGCACCGAGGGAATTTGTAACCATGATGAACATG GTGAAGATTCCTGTGTTCATCACTGTGAAGACAAAGAAGATGATGGTGACAGTTGTGTTGAATGTTGGGcaaattctgaagaaaataatacaaaaggaaaaaataaaaagaagaaaaagaaaagcaaaatgttgAAATGCGATGAACAT ATCCAAAAACTTGGAAGCTGTATTACAGATCCAGGTAATCGAGAGACCTCAGGAAACACCATGCACACAGTGTTTCACCGTGACAAGACCAAAGATGCACATCCTGAGAATTGTTGCAGCGCTGAGAAGGGTGGGCAGCCATTGCCTTGGTTTGACCATAGGAAAAACGTACCACAGTTCACAGAACCTACAGAAATGTCATTTGTTCCTGACTCTGGAAAAGGTGCCAAGAGCTTAGTTGAACTTCTT GATGAGTCTGAATGTACTTCAGATGAGGAAATCTTTATCTCACAAGATGAAATACAGTCATTTATGGCTAATAACCAGTCTTTCTACAGCAATAGAGAACAATACCGACAGCATCTGAAGgagaaatttaataaatactGCCGCTTAAATGACCACAAGAGGCCCATTTGTAGTGGCTGGTTGACAACGGCTggagcaaattaa
- the Dhrs11 gene encoding dehydrogenase/reductase SDR family member 11: MARAGMERWRDRLALVTGASGGIGAAVARALVQQGLKVVGCARTVGNIEELAAECKSAGYPGTLIPYRCDLSNEEDILSMFSAVRSQHHGVDICINNAGMARPDTLLSGSTSGWKDMFNVNVLALSICTREAYQSMKERNVDDGHIININSMCGHRVPPQSVIHFYSATKYAVTALTEGLRQELLEAQTHIRATCISPGLVETRFAFKLHDKDPQRAAATYEDIKCLKPEDVAEAVIYVLSTPPHVQVGDIQMRPTEQVT; encoded by the exons ATGGCCAGAGCCGGCATGGAGCGGTGGCGCGACCGGCTGGCACTGGTGACGGGAGCCTCGGGGGGCATAGGCGCGGCCGTGGCCCGGGCATTAGTCCAGCAGGGCCTGAAGGTGGTGGGTTGTGCCCGCACCGTTGGCAACATCGAG GAGCTGGCTGCCGAATGTAAGAGTGCAGGCTACCCCGGGACTTTGATCCCCTACAGATGTGACCTGTCAAATGAGGAGGACATCCTCTCCATGTTCTCGGCTGTCCGCTCTCAGCACCATGGTGTGGATATCTGCATCAACAATGCGGGCATGGCCCGGCCCGACACCCTGCTCTCGGGCAGCACCAGCGGATGGAAGGACATGTTCAAT GTGAATGTCCTGGCCCTCAGCATCTGCACTCGGGAAGCTTATCAATCCATGAAGGAGCGGAATGTGGACGACGGACATATCATTAACATCAACAG CATGTGTGGCCACCGAGTCCCACCCCAGTCTGTCATCCATTTCTATAGTGCGACCAAGTATGCCGTCACTGCATTGACAGAGGGACTAAGGCAAGAGCTTCTGGAGGCCCAGACCCATATCCGGGCCACG TGTATCTCTCCAGGCTTGGTGGAAACACGGTTTGCCTTCAAACTCCATGACAAGGACCCCCAGAGAGCAGCTGCCACCTACGAAGACATAAAG TGTCTCAAACCGGAAGATGTGGCTGAGGCTGTCATCTACGTCCTCAGCACCCCCCCACATGTTCAG GTTGGAGACATCCAGATGAGGCCCACAGAGCAGGTGACCTAG